Proteins encoded by one window of Microplitis demolitor isolate Queensland-Clemson2020A chromosome 6, iyMicDemo2.1a, whole genome shotgun sequence:
- the LOC128668124 gene encoding cilia- and flagella-associated protein 251-like, with the protein MGSQRMEIRNDVGRKARGDEGGEITYVGGDEESLRSVIDLILTLDRGDEQEIEVRVVERIESDHLPVLARYKVKRNEEESKKESCMSEEEEQEGIGANKLIWKKEKIQEYAEATQEALTEALEEKSKLEWEDIKEIVRKGAEKTGMVMKGKKDKDTKEKKKWYNIEGKKKEKKKKYRKTIKESKERWMMERCEEINNAKDMTKWWEAINRFRGRKKRAASNSIKAKQWEKHFSDLLNGEGNEESEEEENEPWKGEGSNEGSEEPKLDKNFSRREVKAAIRKLRNHKAPGEDGMAAEFIKNSAPDVIEWIGEIINRIWDEGSMPE; encoded by the exons ATGGGAAGTCAGAGAATGGAAATACGGAATGATGTTGGAAGAAA AGCAAGAGGTGATGAAGGTGGGGAAATAACTTACGTCGGGGGAGACGAAGAGAGTTTAAGATCAGTAATTGACCTAATACTAACGCTGGACAGAGGCGATGAGCAAGAAATAGAGGTAAGAGTGGTGGAAAGAATAGAGTCAGATCATCTACCAGTGTTGGCGAGATATAAGGTAAAGAGAAATGAGGAAGAGAGTAAGAAAGAAAGCTGCATGTCAGAGGAGGAAGAGCAGGAAGGAATTGGAGCAAATAAGCTGATctggaagaaagaaaaaatacaggAGTATGCAGAAGCAACGCAGGAAGCACTGACAGAAGCACTAGAGGAAAAAAGCAAGCTTGAGTGGGAGGATATAAAGGAAATAGTAAGAAAAGGGGCTGAAAAAACGGGGATGGTGATGAAAGGAAAGAAGGACAAAGATacaaaggagaaaaaaaagtggtacAATAtcgagggtaaaaaaaaagaaaagaa AAAGAAATATAGGAAAACAATCAAAGAGAGCAAGGAAAGGTGGATGATGGAAAGGTGTGAGGAGATAAATAACGCCAAAGACATGACAAAATGGTGGGAAGCCATAAATAGGTTCAGAGGAAGAAAGAAAAGAGCTGCAAGCAACAGCATAAAAGCAAAACAATGGGAAAAGCACTTTAGTGATCTGCTGAATGGGGAAGGCAATGAAGAAtcggaagaagaagaaaatgagCCGTGGAAAGGAGAAGGTAGTAATGAAGGATCAGAGGAGCCGAAGCTCGATAAAAACTTCAGCAGGAGAGAAGTAAAAGCCGCAATAAGAAAGCTCAGGAATCACAAAGCTCCAGGGGAAGACGGGATGGCAGCAGAATTTATAAAGAACAGTGCACCAGATGTCATCGAATGGATAggcgaaattataaatagaatatggGACGAAGGAAGTATGCCAGAATGA